A genomic window from Archaeoglobus profundus DSM 5631 includes:
- a CDS encoding helix-turn-helix domain-containing protein, which yields MAVFVLEGMRMSVEELVKVLVEKDSLSEVINSPEFIDLITTLEDESDLRKEVAEKIAKEMGWKGKVRKVDLPDELKDLLEFVYWQGYAVGLNVGRILTAYTIESVVKSFLAKIDQEDKDLRLKIARIFTYFFKDGREVSDVEKNIMKILKEQGFTYRDIAKVTGRSLETIHRYLKAEG from the coding sequence ATGGCTGTGTTTGTTTTGGAGGGGATGAGAATGAGTGTTGAGGAATTGGTTAAGGTGTTGGTAGAGAAGGACAGCTTAAGTGAAGTAATCAACTCACCAGAGTTCATCGATTTGATAACGACTCTTGAAGATGAGAGCGATCTTAGGAAAGAGGTTGCCGAAAAGATTGCTAAAGAAATGGGTTGGAAGGGTAAAGTTCGGAAAGTTGATTTACCCGATGAACTTAAGGATTTACTCGAATTTGTCTATTGGCAAGGTTATGCAGTCGGTTTGAACGTCGGGAGAATCTTAACGGCTTACACGATTGAAAGTGTGGTCAAATCGTTTTTGGCTAAGATCGATCAGGAAGATAAAGACTTACGCTTGAAGATTGCAAGGATCTTCACCTATTTCTTCAAAGATGGGAGAGAGGTTAGCGATGTTGAGAAGAACATCATGAAGATTCTCAAGGAACAGGGATTCACTTACCGTGATATTGCAAAAGTAACAGGTAGGAGTCTCGAGACCATACACCGCTACCTGAAAGCTGAGGGATAA
- a CDS encoding bifunctional DNA primase/polymerase, producing the protein MADLFEWAKHYLEQGFSVIPVIIVPPSENNPKGNKISAVEWKEFQQRRPTLEELEKWFKHPDFPALRKGNKLGLAIVTGEISGNLTVVDFDSREVMSEVLAELADKHPDLYGKILDTWIVETGKGFHYYLKVKNPDPNKFTNRIGIRPGVDIRANGGYVVAPPSPHPSGKVYRFVHKPEEIAELTWEEYQTLLSFLEGKKRTIPRVEVKDGEGRELEESKIVEIVNILRPIYKVGYRDLVVFSLTGWLKKAGVSYNSARKIVELLAEKDEELNLRLYVLDRTYGLRGNPPTEEELKGKAGLQEIAETLLGEERALDLIRNLEEILGKSSPFKDSIFSLIDFRKKAYYVANPKRGIIARAFEDKSGGIVYEKIVAEICPVKVVVYEDPLGGLTKFEIEFHGFRNLTIGPAELDVVISRLQSEGVVKHSRLLRDALSSIISAFIRKGKAEIRRELEKPGFYYINGQIKAVKWQPEEFSKEDLAKALKLLDELRTKWYSKAGKRFTTMIKWGLIAPFAYAIKQIRGTIAVHFPDLVAYGARNTGKTTIGAQIILSIWNPPEEGRIVRGSGDADTKAKHGRLRSLTTFPVVVNEVEGIFNNKELLEEYKSAVENRFVRGKHSHGVYIEFPSLAPFFMTMNGQLPLDGTGAVRKRFFGIHFSLSDEIPQHEIEKFTEEVLPRLGDLRFLGSFIFKKISENPERLKEAWQVLATELLREAFEFAELDVPEWVNEFYEGETEEEVNETINEEIRARLLESINNLYARYISRIEIVGENQNDLYTSTTLERRLKALLQEGFVPWAFLRGEDVVITSAVMRILKDTGIDSLKSLAERFGWKYGVHRVNGRNCKSIKVSFSGFVRFLSGDYEDRSNSESESPDNPKDDQDNSDDTDVSDFSVESAMGLRKKEEDAWNEFVESVTKEDAKEDNEEGHEGKEHEEQDEEQDKSVKKDSTDDDQSLRESVNQDTTKDEEYSDIDNKILQIYNDFKKSVPSDLLPSAFIKAVRKEFGSVQAVRERVEYLVESGKLPKAVLDVEETIKVRAIDYVHIIVNGREYKADTGQVLEIPLSDYESLHPEVKGFLIPVDSNSEEEFEIDSEFDIGIDEGEVKEVDSP; encoded by the coding sequence ATGGCAGACTTATTTGAGTGGGCAAAACACTATTTAGAGCAAGGATTCAGCGTTATCCCTGTCATAATTGTTCCTCCCTCGGAGAATAATCCGAAAGGCAACAAAATCTCGGCAGTAGAATGGAAAGAGTTCCAGCAGAGACGTCCAACTTTAGAAGAGCTTGAAAAGTGGTTTAAACATCCCGATTTTCCAGCTCTAAGGAAGGGGAACAAACTTGGTTTAGCTATTGTTACAGGTGAAATTTCGGGCAATTTAACGGTTGTCGACTTTGATTCAAGAGAGGTTATGAGTGAAGTATTAGCAGAATTAGCGGACAAGCATCCTGATCTCTACGGCAAGATCTTAGATACATGGATTGTCGAGACAGGGAAGGGGTTCCACTACTATCTCAAGGTGAAGAATCCTGATCCCAACAAATTCACTAATAGGATTGGTATCCGACCGGGAGTTGATATACGGGCTAATGGAGGATACGTTGTTGCTCCTCCATCTCCGCATCCCTCGGGAAAGGTTTACAGATTTGTTCACAAGCCGGAAGAGATCGCTGAATTAACTTGGGAGGAATATCAAACACTTCTCAGCTTTTTAGAGGGTAAAAAGAGGACTATTCCAAGAGTTGAGGTTAAAGATGGGGAAGGAAGGGAATTAGAGGAGAGCAAGATCGTTGAGATCGTTAATATCCTCAGACCGATTTACAAGGTCGGTTATCGCGATTTAGTCGTCTTCTCTCTAACGGGATGGCTTAAAAAAGCAGGGGTAAGCTACAATTCCGCTCGAAAGATCGTTGAACTCTTAGCAGAGAAAGATGAGGAACTAAATCTTAGGCTTTATGTCTTGGATAGGACCTACGGATTGAGAGGCAATCCTCCAACTGAGGAGGAACTCAAGGGCAAAGCAGGATTACAAGAAATAGCAGAAACATTGTTAGGAGAGGAAAGAGCTTTAGATTTGATCAGAAATCTTGAAGAAATACTTGGCAAATCTTCTCCTTTCAAAGATTCGATCTTCTCCTTGATCGACTTTAGGAAGAAAGCTTACTATGTGGCAAACCCGAAGAGAGGGATTATTGCAAGAGCGTTTGAAGATAAGAGCGGAGGAATCGTTTACGAGAAGATAGTGGCGGAGATTTGTCCTGTCAAGGTTGTTGTTTATGAAGATCCTCTTGGAGGACTTACTAAGTTTGAAATCGAATTCCATGGATTTAGGAACCTAACAATAGGACCGGCTGAGCTTGATGTTGTAATTTCGAGACTGCAATCAGAGGGCGTTGTGAAACATTCCAGATTACTTAGGGATGCGCTCTCATCCATAATTTCAGCATTCATCAGGAAGGGAAAAGCGGAAATAAGAAGAGAGCTTGAAAAGCCGGGATTCTATTACATCAACGGACAAATCAAGGCAGTAAAATGGCAACCTGAAGAATTCTCCAAAGAAGATTTGGCTAAAGCTCTCAAGCTCTTAGATGAACTTAGAACTAAGTGGTATAGCAAAGCGGGAAAAAGATTCACGACAATGATCAAATGGGGATTAATTGCACCGTTTGCCTACGCAATCAAGCAGATTAGAGGGACAATAGCGGTTCATTTCCCAGATTTAGTAGCTTATGGAGCACGAAATACAGGAAAGACGACTATTGGAGCTCAGATAATTTTGTCTATTTGGAATCCTCCCGAAGAGGGAAGGATTGTCAGGGGAAGCGGTGATGCTGATACAAAGGCAAAGCATGGAAGATTAAGAAGCTTGACGACCTTCCCTGTTGTTGTTAATGAGGTTGAGGGGATATTTAACAATAAGGAATTATTAGAGGAATACAAAAGCGCTGTCGAGAATCGTTTCGTAAGAGGAAAGCACTCCCACGGTGTCTATATAGAGTTTCCTTCGTTAGCGCCATTCTTTATGACCATGAACGGACAACTACCATTGGACGGCACAGGTGCTGTAAGAAAACGGTTTTTTGGAATCCATTTCTCTCTGTCAGATGAAATTCCTCAACATGAAATAGAGAAGTTCACAGAGGAAGTTCTCCCGAGACTTGGAGATCTAAGGTTTTTAGGTAGTTTTATCTTCAAAAAAATCTCAGAGAATCCTGAGAGACTAAAGGAAGCTTGGCAAGTCTTAGCTACCGAGCTACTTAGAGAAGCTTTCGAGTTTGCAGAGTTAGATGTTCCAGAGTGGGTGAATGAATTCTATGAAGGTGAAACTGAGGAGGAGGTTAATGAGACGATAAACGAGGAGATCAGGGCAAGATTGCTCGAGAGTATCAACAACTTGTATGCGCGTTACATATCGCGCATCGAAATAGTCGGCGAAAATCAAAATGACCTCTACACAAGCACGACCTTAGAAAGGAGACTAAAAGCGTTGTTACAGGAAGGGTTTGTCCCATGGGCATTTCTGAGAGGAGAGGATGTAGTAATAACAAGCGCAGTCATGAGGATTTTGAAAGATACAGGAATTGACTCTCTCAAATCATTAGCTGAGAGATTTGGCTGGAAGTATGGAGTTCACAGGGTTAACGGTAGGAACTGTAAGTCAATTAAGGTTTCATTCTCGGGGTTTGTAAGATTCCTGAGCGGAGACTATGAGGATAGATCAAACTCCGAAAGTGAATCTCCCGATAATCCGAAAGATGACCAAGACAATAGCGATGACACAGATGTTTCAGATTTCAGCGTTGAGAGTGCAATGGGATTAAGGAAGAAGGAAGAAGATGCTTGGAATGAGTTTGTTGAATCTGTTACCAAAGAGGATGCTAAAGAAGACAACGAGGAAGGACACGAAGGTAAAGAACATGAAGAACAGGATGAAGAGCAAGATAAAAGTGTGAAAAAAGATTCGACTGATGACGATCAAAGTTTACGGGAATCTGTAAACCAAGATACGACAAAGGACGAAGAATATTCTGATATTGATAACAAGATATTACAAATATACAACGACTTCAAGAAGTCTGTTCCATCCGATCTCTTACCATCAGCATTCATCAAAGCTGTTAGGAAGGAGTTTGGATCAGTTCAAGCAGTAAGGGAGAGAGTTGAGTATCTTGTTGAGAGTGGAAAACTTCCGAAAGCTGTGTTAGATGTTGAAGAGACTATCAAAGTTAGGGCAATTGACTATGTCCACATCATAGTGAATGGACGGGAATACAAGGCGGATACAGGTCAAGTTCTCGAAATTCCTCTAAGTGATTATGAATCTCTTCACCCAGAAGTCAAGGGATTTCTCATTCCTGTCGATTCGAATAGCGAGGAGGAATTTGAGATTGATTCTGAGTTTGATATTGGAATTGATGAAGGGGAAGTTAAAGAGGTCGATTCGCCATGA
- a CDS encoding ribbon-helix-helix protein, CopG family, whose amino-acid sequence MGYVGLRLPDDLLKRIDEIAQKERNPRSAVLRRIIAEALESKSVSCKDS is encoded by the coding sequence ATGGGATATGTCGGGTTGAGACTTCCAGATGATTTACTGAAGAGGATTGACGAAATAGCACAAAAAGAGAGAAATCCGCGTTCAGCAGTCCTAAGAAGAATCATCGCGGAAGCTCTTGAAAGTAAGAGTGTTTCTTGTAAAGATTCTTAG
- a CDS encoding phosphoribosyltransferase, producing MFKCVQYSWDDVYKLCKELARKIKNSGFKPDAIVAVARGGWVPARILADFLLIRELYSVKAEHWGIVATVTGKARITQPLMVDLTGKSVLVVDDVADTGETVEIVAQHVREKNAKEVRTAVIDFKHTSKFVPDYYAREMEKWAWIVYPWSIYEDVKDLIVKLNEGGNAEEIARKLEEKFNLKVDPSVVEEVLKDC from the coding sequence ATGTTCAAGTGCGTTCAGTACAGCTGGGACGATGTCTACAAGCTTTGTAAGGAGCTTGCAAGGAAGATCAAGAATTCAGGATTTAAACCAGATGCTATAGTGGCCGTTGCAAGGGGAGGATGGGTTCCTGCGAGAATTTTGGCGGACTTTTTGCTGATCAGGGAGCTATACAGTGTTAAGGCCGAGCACTGGGGAATAGTTGCAACCGTAACTGGTAAAGCTAGGATAACGCAGCCACTCATGGTTGACCTGACTGGAAAGAGCGTCTTAGTTGTAGATGATGTTGCAGACACAGGTGAGACTGTGGAGATAGTTGCCCAGCATGTGAGGGAGAAGAATGCAAAAGAAGTCAGAACTGCAGTAATAGACTTCAAACACACATCCAAATTTGTCCCGGATTACTATGCGAGAGAGATGGAAAAGTGGGCATGGATTGTCTATCCTTGGAGTATCTACGAGGATGTTAAGGATCTGATAGTGAAGCTTAATGAGGGTGGAAATGCGGAAGAAATTGCCAGAAAGTTGGAGGAGAAATTCAACCTGAAGGTGGATCCTTCAGTCGTTGAAGAAGTTTTGAAGGATTGCTGA
- the ade gene encoding adenine deaminase: MQVEELKKLIDVASGRRKADLVIKNAEIVNVLTEEFIKADIAVCGDKIAGIGNYDGIKEIDASGLYAVPGLIDGHTHLEMSMLSVTEFARLVVPRGNTSVVADPHEIANVLGRDGIRVLIEEAKTTPLKVFFEVPSCVPSSPLETPGAIITAEDVAGILEWESVIGLAEVMNYPGVVNCDEDVLKKIAVAKAKGKIVDGHSPMLRGKELNAYISSGIGSDHECIDEEEAMEKLRLGMRLMIREGSAARNLESLLNVAKLGNRWTMLVTDGDRTIRDLMEKGYLDYCYRRAVEEGIDPIKALQMCTINPAEYFGINAGLIAPSRIADIVLLRNLEKFEVEKVIANGEVVGEIKRVYTYPDFVKSSVKLKKPITPEDIKIEGKGVARIIKVIEGEIVTGEDREYVEGVDVNRDILKIVVVERHKATGNVGKAYIRGFGLKRGAIAQSIAHDAHNIVAVGVRDEDICKAVNRIAELQGGIVVVDGDVKAELQLNIAGLMSEERAEVVAEKLDRIHEEIKRLGCKLKSPILALSFMALPVIPKLKVTDLGLVDVEEFKVVDVFVS, translated from the coding sequence ATGCAAGTTGAAGAGCTAAAAAAGCTGATAGATGTAGCTTCTGGTAGAAGAAAGGCGGATTTGGTTATAAAGAATGCCGAGATCGTGAATGTTCTGACGGAGGAATTTATCAAAGCGGATATAGCTGTTTGTGGTGATAAGATTGCTGGAATCGGTAATTACGACGGAATTAAAGAGATTGATGCAAGCGGACTTTACGCAGTTCCCGGTTTGATCGATGGGCATACACATTTGGAGATGTCGATGTTAAGTGTTACCGAATTTGCAAGGTTGGTTGTTCCTAGAGGGAACACAAGCGTAGTTGCCGATCCTCACGAGATCGCAAACGTTTTGGGTAGAGATGGGATAAGGGTTTTGATCGAAGAAGCAAAGACCACACCGCTTAAAGTGTTCTTCGAAGTTCCATCTTGCGTTCCCTCTTCACCGCTCGAGACACCCGGAGCTATTATAACTGCTGAAGATGTTGCGGGAATACTTGAATGGGAGAGTGTCATAGGTTTGGCTGAAGTAATGAACTATCCCGGTGTTGTTAATTGCGATGAAGATGTTTTGAAGAAGATTGCCGTTGCTAAGGCTAAGGGAAAGATTGTAGACGGGCACAGTCCTATGCTTAGAGGAAAGGAGCTGAACGCATACATCTCATCTGGAATAGGCTCGGATCACGAATGCATTGATGAAGAGGAGGCAATGGAGAAGCTTAGATTGGGAATGAGATTGATGATTCGAGAGGGATCTGCTGCGAGGAACTTAGAGTCTCTCTTGAATGTTGCAAAACTTGGAAATCGCTGGACTATGCTTGTAACAGATGGAGACAGAACTATCAGAGATTTGATGGAGAAAGGATACTTGGATTACTGCTACAGGAGGGCAGTTGAAGAAGGGATAGATCCGATAAAGGCTTTACAGATGTGTACGATAAATCCAGCTGAGTATTTCGGAATAAACGCTGGTTTAATTGCTCCTTCAAGAATTGCGGATATTGTTTTGCTAAGAAACTTGGAGAAATTTGAAGTTGAGAAAGTTATAGCGAATGGTGAGGTTGTTGGCGAGATAAAAAGGGTGTACACCTATCCAGACTTCGTTAAGAGCAGTGTCAAGCTCAAAAAGCCGATAACTCCAGAGGACATTAAGATAGAGGGTAAGGGAGTTGCGAGGATAATCAAGGTGATAGAAGGTGAGATAGTCACCGGAGAAGATAGAGAATATGTGGAGGGAGTTGATGTGAACAGAGACATTCTCAAAATTGTAGTTGTTGAGAGGCACAAAGCAACGGGGAACGTAGGGAAAGCGTATATAAGAGGATTTGGGCTTAAGAGAGGTGCGATAGCTCAGAGCATAGCGCACGATGCACACAACATAGTGGCTGTTGGTGTTAGAGATGAGGACATATGCAAGGCTGTAAACAGGATTGCCGAGTTGCAGGGCGGAATTGTTGTCGTGGATGGGGATGTTAAGGCAGAGTTACAGCTGAACATAGCTGGATTGATGAGTGAGGAGAGGGCTGAGGTAGTTGCGGAGAAGTTGGATAGAATACATGAAGAAATCAAAAGGCTGGGATGCAAGCTGAAGAGTCCGATTTTGGCTTTGTCCTTCATGGCTCTGCCGGTAATACCAAAGTTGAAGGTTACAGACTTGGGACTGGTTGATGTTGAGGAGTTTAAGGTTGTTGACGTCTTTGTTTCGTAA
- a CDS encoding PHP domain-containing protein encodes MSLKADLHIHSNHSDGRSSVREILETAIAKGLKAISITDHDNINGSLEAIEIVKEEHLPIVVIRGVEISTAQGHLLAYGINRDVDKGIDLVEAVKIVKKLGGITSLAHPFQFYRQGACRLRYFKVVDCIEVFNARSLPIFNSLSNFFRRKYGKGITAGSDAHKAEFVGSGVVMLEKASDEKLIMNALKNGQCIVEGEISIKNVFWRIVK; translated from the coding sequence ATGTCGTTAAAAGCAGATCTGCACATCCATTCAAATCACAGCGACGGGAGGAGTAGTGTTAGAGAGATCTTGGAAACTGCGATAGCTAAAGGACTCAAAGCTATTTCAATAACCGATCATGACAACATAAACGGCTCGCTCGAAGCTATCGAGATAGTCAAGGAAGAGCATCTGCCAATAGTTGTGATCAGAGGTGTTGAGATTTCAACAGCTCAGGGACACCTTTTGGCTTACGGAATAAATAGAGACGTGGATAAAGGTATAGATCTTGTCGAGGCAGTCAAAATCGTCAAAAAGCTCGGTGGAATAACCTCCTTAGCTCATCCTTTTCAGTTTTATAGGCAAGGAGCTTGCAGACTCAGATATTTCAAAGTGGTCGATTGTATCGAAGTTTTCAACGCCAGAAGTCTTCCGATCTTCAACTCGTTGTCAAACTTCTTCAGGAGAAAATACGGAAAGGGAATTACTGCCGGTAGTGATGCCCACAAAGCTGAATTTGTTGGAAGTGGTGTCGTCATGCTTGAAAAGGCAAGCGATGAGAAGTTGATAATGAATGCATTGAAAAACGGACAATGCATTGTCGAGGGCGAAATTTCCATTAAAAATGTTTTCTGGCGCATTGTTAAATAA
- a CDS encoding MFS transporter has product MRVVRFCLSLLPLMITSGMFYSILPIYISKELNASEMVVGSLFTTGALTGAIVSIAVGKVSDIIGRKSLIVLSQIFFGLVMLLYSIINDYIFAYPIHVLEGFAWATLGVNAPAYIADISERRGESMGVYNTVVHIGWVIGPLLGGFLAEFFGFRLMLRAAFVMIIFGLVLTVREA; this is encoded by the coding sequence ATGAGGGTCGTTAGATTTTGCCTTAGCCTTTTACCTCTCATGATAACCTCTGGAATGTTTTATTCAATTCTGCCGATATACATATCAAAGGAGTTGAACGCTAGCGAAATGGTTGTTGGCTCCCTTTTTACCACAGGCGCTCTGACCGGGGCAATTGTTTCCATAGCTGTAGGTAAGGTTTCTGATATCATCGGTAGGAAGAGTTTGATTGTTCTCTCTCAGATATTTTTCGGCTTGGTCATGCTTCTTTACTCCATAATCAACGACTACATCTTTGCTTATCCAATTCACGTGCTTGAAGGCTTTGCTTGGGCTACTTTGGGAGTTAACGCACCGGCGTACATTGCGGATATAAGTGAGAGAAGGGGAGAGAGTATGGGCGTTTACAACACCGTAGTTCACATTGGATGGGTTATCGGGCCATTGTTGGGCGGTTTTTTGGCAGAGTTCTTCGGTTTTAGACTTATGCTCAGAGCAGCATTTGTTATGATAATATTTGGGCTCGTTTTGACCGTGAGGGAAGCTTAA
- a CDS encoding HD domain-containing protein, with the protein MTSHDKGHVERVVKLAVYIAEKEGANVEVVRKSAELHDIARDRPNHAIESAKLARKILRREGYDEKFIEEVVHCIEAHSFSSGVKPKTLEAKVLSDADKLDAIGAIGIARAFLFSGEKGRSIEETLKHFEEKLLKLKDMLYTRTARELAEDRHEFLVKFYEQIKKELKFCEEI; encoded by the coding sequence ATGACATCTCACGATAAAGGTCACGTTGAGAGGGTTGTGAAATTGGCAGTTTACATTGCCGAGAAGGAAGGGGCAAACGTTGAAGTTGTGAGAAAGTCGGCAGAACTACACGACATAGCGAGAGATAGGCCAAATCATGCAATAGAATCTGCAAAGCTCGCGAGAAAGATTTTGAGGAGAGAAGGTTACGATGAGAAATTTATAGAGGAAGTTGTACACTGCATCGAAGCACACTCATTCTCCTCAGGTGTTAAACCAAAAACTCTCGAAGCTAAGGTTTTAAGTGATGCTGACAAGCTGGATGCTATTGGAGCTATAGGGATTGCAAGAGCATTCCTTTTCAGCGGGGAGAAGGGCAGATCAATAGAAGAAACTCTAAAGCACTTCGAAGAGAAGTTACTCAAGCTCAAAGACATGCTATACACAAGAACGGCAAGGGAATTGGCTGAAGATAGGCATGAGTTTTTGGTCAAGTTTTACGAGCAGATTAAAAAGGAGTTAAAGTTCTGTGAGGAGATATGA
- the queF gene encoding preQ(1) synthase, which translates to MKVMVCGSIGYGHKEEIKKIQEILRKEGFEVLDQFEHDYSHVDDFRDNEELCREIVTRDLELCEKADVIVLVAKHPSFGAMAEVVISAMKGKPVVAFCPEKVRSPWPIYFANKVVRSEEELVRALKELETPLRTIPNVYSDHEAEFTYTKFTCICPVTGLRDIGTIKIRYKPKDRILEYESLDSYFKLFADKKMHHEAVVCKVFNDIYQALNPEWLEVVAEFEERSGVKAVIRKRL; encoded by the coding sequence ATGAAAGTGATGGTTTGCGGATCGATAGGTTACGGTCATAAGGAGGAGATAAAAAAGATCCAAGAAATTTTGAGAAAAGAAGGTTTCGAAGTTCTGGATCAGTTCGAGCACGATTACAGTCACGTTGATGATTTTAGAGATAACGAGGAGCTTTGTAGAGAGATAGTTACAAGGGATCTGGAACTTTGCGAAAAGGCCGATGTGATCGTTCTAGTAGCAAAACATCCGAGCTTTGGGGCTATGGCGGAAGTGGTAATATCGGCTATGAAGGGTAAGCCAGTAGTAGCTTTTTGTCCTGAAAAGGTTAGATCTCCTTGGCCGATTTACTTCGCAAACAAAGTTGTTAGGAGTGAAGAGGAGCTTGTAAGGGCCTTAAAGGAGCTTGAAACTCCATTAAGAACTATTCCAAACGTTTACTCTGATCATGAGGCGGAGTTCACGTACACAAAATTCACGTGCATCTGCCCTGTCACGGGCTTGAGGGATATTGGGACTATTAAAATCAGATACAAACCCAAAGACAGGATTTTGGAGTACGAATCACTCGATTCCTACTTCAAATTGTTTGCTGACAAGAAGATGCATCATGAGGCTGTGGTTTGCAAGGTCTTCAACGACATTTATCAAGCTTTAAATCCAGAATGGCTGGAAGTTGTTGCCGAATTTGAAGAGAGAAGCGGTGTTAAAGCTGTTATTAGGAAGAGACTATGA
- a CDS encoding ornithine cyclodeaminase: MREIIELKGHIIDSMILPRILDTIMDMGGDFEILELRVGKTKTDESYCKMIVEGDEKLFEELEKLGAILPKKEVKVAPAPADGVLPDGFYATTHHPTYVYINGEWKKVKHIEMDCVIVIENGEPVCKRQGLVKKGDLVVIGREGIRVEPPQRPREPSDIFGFMTSEVSAEKPVNSLIKKLAKEMKKLRDNNGFIIHVVGTAIAHTGADEALAELIRMGYCQALFTGNGFAVMDVEKQLFGTTLGMDKNTGRVYKGGYRNHLVAINEIRKAGSIKKAVEMGILKSGVLYECVKNNVPFVIAGSIRDDGPLPDTITDVMKAQDEMRKYIWEADERGGMCMIWASMLHGIATGNMLPSTIKTVIVDMNPYVVTRLLDRGTTHALGIVSDPGVVMPMLVQELKKLEKGEE; encoded by the coding sequence ATGCGAGAGATAATCGAACTTAAGGGTCACATAATAGACTCGATGATACTGCCGAGAATTTTGGACACGATAATGGACATGGGTGGAGACTTCGAGATACTTGAGCTCAGGGTAGGTAAGACCAAGACGGATGAGAGCTACTGTAAGATGATCGTTGAAGGTGACGAGAAGCTTTTTGAGGAGCTTGAGAAGTTGGGAGCTATTTTACCCAAGAAAGAGGTTAAGGTTGCTCCCGCCCCAGCCGATGGAGTTTTACCTGATGGATTCTACGCTACTACCCATCACCCGACTTACGTTTACATAAACGGAGAGTGGAAGAAAGTCAAGCACATAGAGATGGACTGTGTAATCGTCATAGAGAACGGAGAACCCGTTTGCAAGAGGCAGGGGTTGGTCAAGAAGGGAGATCTAGTCGTAATCGGTAGGGAAGGAATAAGGGTTGAGCCGCCTCAAAGGCCGAGAGAACCCAGCGATATTTTTGGATTCATGACTTCAGAGGTCTCAGCTGAGAAACCAGTGAACTCTCTCATAAAAAAGCTTGCAAAAGAGATGAAAAAACTTAGGGATAACAACGGCTTCATCATTCACGTAGTTGGAACTGCAATCGCTCATACCGGAGCTGATGAGGCTCTGGCCGAGCTAATAAGGATGGGATACTGTCAGGCTTTGTTTACTGGGAACGGATTTGCAGTGATGGATGTGGAAAAGCAATTGTTCGGAACGACTCTGGGTATGGATAAGAACACCGGTAGGGTTTACAAGGGAGGATACAGAAATCACTTGGTGGCTATAAACGAGATAAGGAAAGCTGGAAGCATAAAGAAGGCTGTTGAGATGGGAATTCTCAAGTCTGGAGTGCTTTACGAATGTGTGAAGAACAACGTCCCCTTTGTAATAGCTGGATCGATAAGAGATGACGGTCCTTTACCTGACACGATAACTGATGTCATGAAGGCTCAGGATGAGATGAGAAAGTACATCTGGGAAGCTGATGAAAGGGGAGGAATGTGCATGATCTGGGCTTCGATGCTACACGGAATAGCAACTGGTAACATGCTTCCTTCGACGATCAAGACGGTTATAGTCGATATGAACCCCTACGTCGTCACAAGACTGCTTGATAGAGGAACAACTCACGCATTGGGAATTGTCAGCGATCCTGGCGTCGTAATGCCAATGCTCGTTCAGGAGTTGAAGAAGCTTGAAAAGGGTGAAGAGTAA